A single window of Nocardioides kongjuensis DNA harbors:
- a CDS encoding GNAT family N-acetyltransferase, translating to MSVTSLPSGLTSRPITLADAAAVFAVIAEQEQHDTGTVEVEEADLLADWGRPSYDLEASSVAVLDGERIVAYAEHLGEERYDAAVVPSYRGRGIGTWLAGWVQQLARSRGIAIVGMPVPEGSDGDRLLSALGYAVRWTSWVLRLPEGAQVAERALPAGYALRAATPADREQVWTVTEDAFLEWSVRERASLADFGAQVWGRPGSEPWQLQVVTGPDGDVVGVAHAWNAGTDTFVSKLAVARTHRRRGLAQALLVAAFAAGRERGATSSSLSTDSRTGALSLYENVGMRVEATWVHRAVRLG from the coding sequence GTGTCCGTCACCTCCCTGCCCTCCGGGCTGACCTCGCGCCCGATCACCCTCGCCGACGCCGCCGCCGTCTTCGCCGTCATCGCCGAGCAGGAGCAGCACGACACCGGCACCGTGGAGGTCGAGGAGGCCGACCTCCTCGCCGACTGGGGACGGCCGTCGTACGACCTCGAAGCGAGCTCGGTCGCGGTCCTCGACGGCGAGCGGATCGTGGCGTACGCCGAGCACCTCGGCGAGGAGAGGTACGACGCCGCGGTGGTGCCGTCGTACCGCGGACGCGGGATCGGGACCTGGCTCGCCGGCTGGGTCCAGCAGCTCGCCCGCAGCCGCGGCATCGCGATCGTCGGCATGCCGGTGCCCGAGGGGTCGGACGGCGACCGGTTGCTGAGCGCCCTGGGATACGCCGTGCGCTGGACCAGCTGGGTGCTGCGGCTCCCGGAGGGCGCGCAGGTCGCCGAGCGGGCCCTGCCCGCGGGCTACGCGCTGCGCGCGGCGACGCCCGCCGACCGCGAGCAGGTCTGGACGGTCACCGAGGACGCCTTCCTCGAGTGGTCGGTGCGCGAGCGGGCGAGCCTGGCGGACTTCGGCGCCCAGGTGTGGGGTCGCCCCGGGTCCGAGCCCTGGCAGCTGCAGGTCGTGACCGGCCCGGACGGCGACGTCGTGGGGGTCGCCCACGCCTGGAACGCGGGCACGGACACCTTCGTCTCCAAGCTCGCCGTGGCCCGGACCCACCGCCGCCGCGGCCTGGCCCAGGCGCTGCTCGTCGCCGCCTTCGCCGCCGGCCGGGAGCGCGGGGCGACGTCGTCCTCGCTGTCCACCGACTCCCGCACGGGAGCGCTCAGCCTCTACGAGAACGTCGGCATGCGGGTCGAGGCGACCTGGGTGCACCGCGCGGTACGGCTGGGCTGA
- a CDS encoding glycosyltransferase family 61 protein produces MRPGAPGRRFAWRRRRPSGRIPDDAVVGLVAAHLAGRADALVVVIGASGTADRLRAAGPHWRVLHADAPPAERLVDLALAGRAEVIVDLSDGEQRLRRFHADFFHLAAGGAYVVPGAAGELGPSPGPLGAFLAECWAGDAEPLRAGKRSLTESRRIAVRMHVTGRAEAGALVLTHDLPDVLVKLDEPQGNAYVDRLGGPHRVLSVLAAETPPDARVITEGPEQREPAMDRPVAEAAIALRDYRDVVVDVEQTVMTDLVVLPDTFRHNQWPRLVTRRIADVAPRFGVPMTPVPADLPRLEGTYLHLDNEFRGHFGHLMTEVVSRMWSWPAALEIDPDVRVLVGAARKRPELAAWEYDFYEACGIPRDRVVRIDGQVRVERLLSGTPMFSNPSYVHPRIVETWDRIGDTLAARAAERDRPERIFVARRVAKRACTNADEVEALFVDHGFEVVYPEDHPLGEQVALFRAARVVAGYAGSGMFTTAFVPHPQRLVLLGSTAYTPRNEVLIAAVRRHRIDSVVSRADRTDVQSSFRVDLEREGPFLRSVLASL; encoded by the coding sequence ATGCGTCCGGGAGCACCTGGCAGGCGATTCGCGTGGCGCCGGCGGCGCCCGTCCGGCCGGATCCCGGACGACGCCGTCGTCGGCCTCGTCGCCGCCCACCTCGCCGGTCGCGCGGACGCCCTGGTGGTGGTGATCGGGGCGTCCGGCACGGCAGACCGGCTGCGCGCCGCCGGGCCGCACTGGCGGGTGCTGCACGCGGACGCTCCGCCCGCCGAGCGGCTGGTGGACCTCGCGCTCGCCGGGCGGGCCGAGGTCATCGTCGACCTGTCCGACGGCGAGCAGCGGCTGCGGCGCTTCCACGCCGACTTCTTCCACCTCGCCGCCGGTGGGGCGTACGTCGTCCCCGGCGCCGCCGGTGAGCTCGGCCCGAGCCCCGGGCCGCTCGGCGCGTTCCTCGCCGAGTGCTGGGCCGGCGACGCCGAGCCGCTGCGTGCCGGCAAGCGCTCGCTGACCGAGAGCCGCCGGATCGCGGTGCGGATGCACGTCACGGGCCGCGCCGAGGCCGGCGCCCTGGTCCTCACCCACGACCTGCCCGACGTGCTGGTGAAGCTCGACGAGCCCCAGGGCAATGCGTACGTCGACCGGCTGGGCGGCCCCCACCGCGTGCTCTCCGTCCTCGCCGCCGAGACCCCGCCCGACGCCCGGGTGATCACCGAGGGCCCCGAGCAGCGCGAGCCGGCGATGGACCGGCCGGTCGCGGAGGCGGCGATCGCGCTGCGCGACTACCGCGACGTCGTCGTCGACGTGGAGCAGACCGTGATGACGGACCTGGTCGTGCTGCCCGACACCTTCCGGCACAACCAGTGGCCGCGGCTGGTCACCCGCCGGATCGCGGACGTCGCGCCGCGCTTCGGCGTCCCCATGACGCCGGTGCCGGCCGACCTGCCCCGGCTCGAGGGGACCTACCTCCACCTCGACAACGAGTTCCGCGGGCACTTCGGGCACCTGATGACCGAGGTGGTGTCCCGGATGTGGAGCTGGCCGGCAGCACTGGAGATCGACCCCGACGTGCGGGTGCTGGTCGGTGCCGCGCGCAAGCGGCCGGAGCTCGCAGCCTGGGAGTACGACTTCTACGAGGCCTGTGGCATCCCCCGTGACCGGGTGGTCCGCATCGACGGCCAGGTCCGGGTCGAGCGGCTGCTCTCGGGGACGCCGATGTTCAGCAACCCCAGCTACGTGCACCCGCGGATCGTCGAGACCTGGGACCGGATCGGCGACACCCTGGCCGCCCGGGCGGCCGAGCGCGACCGGCCCGAGCGGATCTTCGTCGCCCGCCGGGTCGCCAAGCGCGCGTGCACCAACGCCGACGAGGTCGAGGCGCTCTTCGTCGACCACGGTTTCGAGGTCGTGTACCCCGAGGACCACCCGCTCGGTGAGCAGGTCGCGCTGTTCCGGGCCGCCCGCGTGGTCGCGGGGTACGCCGGCAGCGGCATGTTCACCACCGCCTTCGTCCCGCACCCGCAGCGCCTCGTCCTGCTCGGCTCCACGGCGTACACGCCTCGCAACGAGGTGCTGATCGCCGCCGTGCGGCGGCACCGGATCGACTCGGTGGTCAGCCGCGCCGACCGGACGGACGTGCAGTCGTCGTTCCGGGTCGACCTGGAACGCGAGGGGCCCTTCCTCCGCTCGGTGCTGGCCTCGCTGTGA
- a CDS encoding fibronectin type III domain-containing protein, translating into MRSDTTPRRARQLLLAAIAVLLCTTGLVAGSVEPASAAPKPARVKGVKLKKPRVDGTTASFKVKWKRAARATSYKVQWRAPGGKAHKDRTRTTSLTIKGLAQGTDYCVRVRAYNGKRKGKWSKTRCRTTARLAPVQPVWVDRQQVQGATVTLTFRWNEVAGATSYDLDYLGNENPIQGAKNKKRVTVPGNGSGVASVTLGGFDPGRTYCFQVRPSGPAGVGAFATAGCKRTEPLSRATGGSLAVNMMTWNVCSGSGDNCDGQHPWADRAAAAKARVAAVGPDAVAFQESAPAINDLDDTPGYALGCRIGDGYPGDPVLGGSRNQSLIVKTSKFTIVPNSARGVRFTGYTHGGCWVKVTDGVTGRQLVLASLHLAPPSQASDQTRANQAAVFWASVSADAAGLPVVIGGDFNSDRGSGWDGAREFLNSFGYDDAYDVAESYNALPYLNSFTEWSPVPRIFPRWGGHIDRVFVPPNARVTSWQTEEPYANGRWTSLLSDHAPVRVTVTIP; encoded by the coding sequence GCCCCGCGTCGACGGCACGACCGCGTCGTTCAAGGTGAAGTGGAAGCGCGCGGCCCGCGCGACGTCGTACAAGGTCCAGTGGCGCGCGCCCGGCGGCAAGGCCCACAAGGACCGCACCCGCACGACGTCGCTGACGATCAAGGGCCTCGCCCAGGGCACCGACTACTGCGTGCGCGTGCGTGCCTACAACGGCAAGCGCAAGGGCAAGTGGTCGAAGACCCGGTGCCGTACGACGGCCCGGCTCGCCCCGGTGCAGCCGGTCTGGGTCGACCGGCAGCAGGTCCAGGGCGCGACCGTCACGCTGACCTTCCGGTGGAACGAGGTCGCCGGAGCGACGTCGTACGACCTCGACTACCTCGGCAACGAGAACCCGATCCAGGGCGCCAAGAACAAGAAGCGGGTCACCGTCCCCGGCAACGGGTCCGGTGTGGCCAGCGTGACCCTCGGCGGCTTCGACCCGGGTCGCACCTACTGCTTCCAGGTCCGTCCCTCGGGACCGGCCGGCGTGGGGGCGTTCGCGACCGCGGGCTGCAAGCGCACGGAGCCCCTGTCCCGGGCCACCGGCGGGAGCCTGGCCGTCAACATGATGACCTGGAACGTGTGCAGCGGCAGTGGCGACAACTGCGACGGCCAGCACCCGTGGGCCGACCGTGCGGCCGCTGCCAAGGCCCGCGTCGCTGCCGTCGGTCCGGACGCGGTCGCGTTCCAGGAGTCGGCGCCCGCGATCAACGACCTGGACGACACCCCCGGATACGCCCTGGGCTGCCGGATCGGCGACGGCTACCCGGGCGACCCGGTCCTCGGCGGGTCTCGCAACCAGTCGCTGATCGTGAAGACCTCCAAGTTCACGATCGTCCCGAACAGCGCGCGGGGCGTCCGGTTCACCGGCTACACCCACGGCGGCTGCTGGGTGAAGGTCACCGACGGCGTGACCGGCCGCCAGCTGGTGCTCGCGTCCCTCCACCTCGCGCCGCCGTCCCAGGCCTCCGACCAGACCCGCGCGAACCAGGCCGCCGTCTTCTGGGCGTCCGTGTCCGCGGATGCGGCGGGGCTGCCGGTCGTCATCGGCGGCGACTTCAACTCCGACCGCGGCAGCGGGTGGGACGGCGCACGGGAGTTCCTCAACAGCTTCGGCTACGACGACGCGTACGACGTGGCCGAGTCCTACAACGCCCTGCCGTACCTGAACTCGTTCACCGAGTGGTCCCCGGTCCCGCGGATCTTCCCCCGCTGGGGCGGCCACATCGACCGGGTGTTCGTGCCGCCGAACGCCCGGGTGACGTCGTGGCAGACCGAGGAGCCCTACGCCAACGGGCGCTGGACCAGCCTGCTCTCGGACCACGCGCCCGTGCGGGTCACCGTCACCATCCCCTGA
- the glmS gene encoding glutamine--fructose-6-phosphate transaminase (isomerizing) produces the protein MCGIVGYVGTQQAAPLLLEGLTRLEHRGYDSAGVAVLGSSGLKVAKQAGRVRDLADGLPKRFGGKIGIGHTRWATHGPANDVNAHPHTDAAARVAVVHNGIIDNAAALRAELADDGVVLASDTDTEVLAHLVARSTAKTLEQRIAEALGRVEGTYGIAVAHADFPDRLVVARNGSPLIIGVGDHEMHVASDLAALVRYTTTVAHLDDGEMATITAAGFTTYRIEATGLAATDRRAKEVDIDPEAYDAGEHDSFMHKELLEQPARAEAVLRGRLDERFGTGHLGGLNLDARELRAFRRVKILGCGSAYYVGQMGASLLEELARIPADAEAASEFRYRNPIVEPDTLYVAVSQSGETIDTLLAVQEVQRKGGRVIGLVNVVGSAIARQVDGGIYLHSGPEVAVASTKALTNMFLAFGMLAVQLGRVRDLSIADGKRLIAGLTRIPEQIDQVLATEADLALVAKRLAEAESLFFIGRVRGFPVAREGAQKFKEITYRHAEAYQTSELKHGPLALISPEVPTVAIVPDDELVERNVAALHEIAARGGPIVVVTHDSVDLGDLEGAVAGRIDVPRNERELDPILLTIPLQVLAYHAALELGHDIDKPRNLAKSVTVE, from the coding sequence ATGTGCGGAATCGTCGGTTACGTCGGGACCCAGCAGGCGGCGCCACTGCTGCTGGAGGGGCTGACCCGGCTCGAGCACCGCGGCTACGACTCCGCGGGCGTGGCCGTGCTCGGCAGCAGCGGCCTCAAGGTCGCCAAGCAGGCCGGCCGGGTCCGTGACCTCGCCGACGGCCTGCCGAAGCGGTTCGGCGGCAAGATCGGCATCGGCCACACCCGCTGGGCGACCCACGGCCCCGCGAACGACGTCAACGCCCACCCGCACACCGACGCGGCCGCCCGGGTCGCCGTCGTCCACAACGGCATCATCGACAACGCCGCCGCGCTGCGCGCCGAGCTCGCCGACGACGGTGTCGTCCTCGCCTCGGACACCGACACCGAGGTGCTCGCCCACCTCGTCGCCCGCTCGACGGCCAAGACCCTCGAGCAGCGCATTGCCGAGGCGCTCGGCCGGGTCGAGGGCACCTACGGCATCGCCGTCGCGCACGCCGACTTCCCCGACCGGCTCGTCGTGGCCCGCAACGGAAGCCCGCTGATCATCGGCGTCGGCGACCACGAGATGCACGTCGCCTCGGACCTGGCGGCGCTGGTCCGCTACACCACCACGGTCGCGCACCTCGACGACGGCGAGATGGCCACGATCACCGCGGCCGGCTTCACGACGTACCGGATCGAGGCCACCGGCCTGGCGGCCACCGACCGTCGCGCCAAGGAGGTCGACATCGACCCCGAGGCGTACGACGCCGGCGAGCACGACTCGTTCATGCACAAGGAGCTGCTCGAGCAGCCGGCGCGCGCCGAGGCGGTGCTCCGGGGCCGGCTCGACGAGCGCTTCGGCACCGGTCACCTCGGGGGCCTCAACCTCGACGCCCGCGAGCTGCGGGCGTTCCGCCGGGTCAAGATCCTCGGCTGCGGGTCGGCCTACTACGTCGGCCAGATGGGTGCCTCGCTGCTGGAGGAGCTGGCCCGGATCCCCGCGGACGCCGAGGCGGCGAGCGAGTTCCGCTACCGCAACCCGATCGTCGAGCCCGACACGCTCTACGTCGCCGTGAGCCAGTCCGGCGAGACGATCGACACCCTGCTGGCGGTGCAGGAGGTGCAGCGCAAGGGCGGTCGCGTGATCGGGCTGGTCAACGTGGTCGGCTCCGCGATCGCCCGTCAGGTCGACGGCGGCATCTACCTGCACTCGGGCCCCGAGGTCGCCGTCGCGTCGACCAAGGCGCTGACCAACATGTTCCTCGCCTTCGGCATGCTCGCCGTCCAGCTCGGCCGGGTCCGCGACCTCTCGATCGCCGACGGCAAGCGGCTGATCGCCGGCCTGACCCGGATCCCGGAGCAGATCGACCAGGTGCTCGCCACCGAGGCGGACCTGGCGCTGGTCGCCAAGCGGCTGGCCGAGGCGGAGAGCCTGTTCTTCATCGGCCGGGTGCGCGGCTTCCCGGTCGCGCGCGAGGGTGCCCAGAAGTTCAAGGAGATCACCTACCGCCACGCGGAGGCGTACCAGACCAGCGAGCTCAAGCACGGCCCGCTCGCGCTGATCTCGCCCGAGGTGCCGACCGTCGCGATCGTGCCCGACGACGAGCTGGTCGAGCGCAACGTCGCTGCGCTCCACGAGATCGCCGCCCGGGGCGGCCCGATCGTCGTGGTCACCCACGACAGCGTCGACCTCGGCGACCTCGAGGGGGCCGTGGCCGGGCGGATCGACGTCCCCCGCAACGAGCGTGAGCTGGACCCGATCCTGCTGACCATCCCGCTGCAGGTGCTGGCCTACCACGCCGCCCTCGAGCTCGGTCACGACATCGACAAGCCCCGCAACCTGGCCAAGTCCGTCACGGTGGAGTGA
- a CDS encoding YceI family protein: MSESAALTDITGDYTLDTAHSRLGFVARHAVVTKVRGQFTDWNATAHIDTANPAASSVTVTINPASVSTGSADRDGHLTSPDFFDTAAFPEWTFVSTNVSREGDEWTITGDLTIKDVTKPVTIEFKENGSAKDPFGNVRVGFEGEVTVNRKDWGLTWNAALETGGVLVSEKIKLEFDISAIKNA, translated from the coding sequence ATGAGCGAGTCCGCAGCCCTCACCGACATCACCGGCGACTACACCCTCGACACCGCGCACAGCCGCCTCGGCTTCGTGGCCCGGCACGCGGTGGTCACCAAGGTCCGCGGCCAGTTCACCGACTGGAACGCGACCGCCCACATCGACACCGCCAACCCGGCCGCCTCGTCGGTCACCGTGACCATCAACCCGGCCAGCGTCTCGACCGGGTCCGCGGACCGTGACGGCCACCTGACCTCGCCGGACTTCTTCGACACCGCCGCGTTCCCGGAGTGGACGTTCGTCTCCACGAACGTCTCGCGTGAGGGTGACGAGTGGACCATCACCGGCGACCTGACGATCAAGGACGTCACCAAGCCGGTCACCATCGAGTTCAAGGAGAACGGCTCGGCGAAGGACCCGTTCGGCAACGTCCGCGTCGGGTTCGAGGGCGAGGTGACCGTCAACCGCAAGGACTGGGGCCTGACCTGGAACGCCGCGCTCGAGACCGGCGGCGTGCTCGTGTCGGAGAAGATCAAGCTCGAGTTCGACATCTCCGCCATCAAGAACGCCTGA
- a CDS encoding serine/threonine-protein kinase: protein MGEVFAGRYELLDPIAAGGMGTVWRVHDRTTGDVKAAKMLRQADAAMLLRFVREQSVRIDHTHVVTPQSWAGVDDRVLFTMPLVRGGSVSGLMKRNGGTLPPRWIAVLTDQTLQALEAVHLAGIVHRDIKPGNLLLEPTGRHRPHLRLTDFGIAVPSDEPRLTHVAMMIGTPGYMPPEQYRGADPDPSADIYALGVVVLEMLTGRRPAADGEPGPIDVAALRTGSPEHDAVLEVVAAATAYDAAQRPSATELLAHPALRALVARWDDPALADRLEVVDEYPAAPDPTPSRATMAYPPPPPPPSTPVPTAAATAAVTTYGAPVTAKRPVDAFVLLGVGVLGLVVALLLLLG from the coding sequence ATGGGCGAGGTGTTCGCGGGACGCTACGAGCTGCTGGACCCGATCGCCGCGGGCGGCATGGGCACGGTCTGGCGGGTGCACGACCGGACGACGGGCGACGTCAAGGCCGCGAAGATGCTGCGCCAGGCCGATGCGGCGATGCTGCTGCGCTTCGTGCGCGAGCAGTCGGTGCGCATCGACCACACCCACGTCGTGACGCCGCAGTCGTGGGCGGGCGTGGACGACCGGGTGCTGTTCACGATGCCGCTGGTGCGCGGCGGCTCGGTCTCCGGGCTGATGAAGCGCAACGGCGGGACCCTGCCGCCGCGCTGGATCGCCGTGCTGACCGACCAGACCCTGCAGGCGCTGGAGGCCGTGCACCTCGCCGGCATCGTGCACCGCGACATCAAGCCCGGCAACCTGCTGCTCGAGCCGACCGGCCGTCACCGGCCGCACCTGCGGCTCACCGACTTCGGCATCGCCGTGCCCAGCGACGAGCCGCGGCTGACCCACGTGGCGATGATGATCGGGACGCCCGGCTACATGCCGCCCGAGCAGTACCGCGGCGCCGACCCCGACCCCAGCGCCGACATCTACGCGCTCGGCGTCGTCGTGCTCGAGATGCTCACCGGCCGTCGGCCGGCCGCCGACGGCGAGCCCGGCCCGATCGACGTCGCGGCGCTGCGCACCGGCAGTCCCGAGCACGACGCGGTGCTCGAGGTGGTCGCCGCCGCCACGGCGTACGACGCCGCACAGCGCCCCTCGGCCACCGAGCTGCTCGCCCACCCGGCGCTGCGGGCCCTCGTCGCGCGCTGGGACGACCCGGCGCTGGCCGACCGGCTCGAGGTGGTGGACGAGTACCCCGCCGCCCCGGACCCGACGCCGAGCCGGGCGACCATGGCCTACCCGCCGCCCCCGCCGCCTCCGAGCACGCCGGTCCCGACCGCGGCCGCGACGGCCGCCGTGACGACGTACGGCGCCCCGGTCACCGCCAAGCGTCCGGTCGACGCGTTCGTGCTGCTGGGCGTGGGCGTGCTCGGGCTCGTCGTGGCGCTCCTGCTCCTGCTCGGCTGA
- a CDS encoding PucR family transcriptional regulator ligand-binding domain-containing protein — protein MLPTLAEVLALPELQRGDPLVVAGPDRLSHPVRWVHVSELSDIAELLSGDELLLTTGIALPSSPGALRRYVDGLVAVGIAGLAIELGRRYTDALPDALVAAAEAQGLPLVAFRRETSFVAVTQAVHQIVVNSHLAELEASEEAHRAFTRLTLGRARPQQVVDLVAEMADRPVVFENLVHHVIAYNTSGRDHDAVIGDWERRSRSARMLGPDSRGAAVDVGPEPGRFGRLVLLADGTGEAVTPRQRMLLERGATALAMGRLIDRDAQNLELQAHRTLLTELAAGVDVPHLASRLTSLGLRWKGRHVTAMVVRLPGPGNADELRGVAADLLDELRVRRTSGLVGLVDDERVVALVAHAPGAADAVTDRLVERLARTGARLVVGVGSAVDDVAGSGGSVREALVVADSAAPTDPPRAVRLYDLRLRGLLHLLQNDPRVQQYVERELGALLAHDARTGEQLTSTLAAYCRTGGNKVRTAELCHISRPALYARLQRIGQVVDIDLADPENVLALHVALLAREVMAQPTIR, from the coding sequence GTGCTGCCCACCCTCGCCGAGGTGCTCGCCCTGCCCGAGCTCCAGCGCGGCGACCCGCTCGTCGTGGCCGGCCCCGACCGGCTCTCCCACCCCGTGCGCTGGGTCCACGTCAGCGAGCTGAGCGACATCGCCGAGCTGCTCAGCGGCGACGAGCTGCTGCTCACGACCGGCATCGCGCTGCCGTCGTCCCCGGGCGCCCTTCGGCGCTACGTCGACGGCCTGGTCGCCGTCGGGATCGCCGGTCTCGCCATCGAGCTGGGCCGTCGCTACACCGACGCCCTGCCCGACGCCCTCGTCGCCGCCGCCGAGGCCCAGGGCCTGCCGCTGGTGGCCTTCCGGCGCGAGACCTCGTTCGTCGCGGTCACCCAGGCGGTGCACCAGATCGTCGTCAACTCCCACCTCGCCGAGCTCGAGGCCTCGGAGGAGGCGCACCGTGCCTTCACCCGGCTGACCCTGGGCCGGGCCCGGCCGCAGCAGGTCGTCGACCTGGTCGCCGAGATGGCCGACCGGCCCGTGGTGTTCGAGAACCTGGTCCACCACGTCATCGCCTACAACACCTCCGGCCGCGACCACGACGCGGTGATCGGCGACTGGGAACGGCGCTCCCGCAGCGCCCGGATGCTCGGCCCGGACAGTCGGGGGGCAGCCGTCGACGTCGGCCCGGAGCCGGGGCGGTTCGGCCGTCTCGTGCTGCTCGCCGACGGCACCGGCGAGGCGGTCACGCCGCGGCAGCGGATGCTCCTCGAGCGTGGCGCGACCGCACTGGCGATGGGCCGGCTGATCGACCGCGACGCCCAGAACCTCGAGCTCCAGGCCCACCGCACGCTGCTCACCGAGCTCGCCGCCGGGGTCGACGTCCCCCACCTCGCCTCCCGGCTCACGTCGCTCGGCCTGCGCTGGAAGGGCCGGCACGTCACCGCGATGGTGGTCCGGCTGCCCGGCCCGGGCAACGCCGACGAGCTGCGCGGCGTGGCCGCGGACCTGCTCGACGAGCTGCGGGTACGCCGGACCAGCGGGCTGGTCGGCCTCGTCGACGACGAGCGCGTGGTCGCCCTGGTCGCCCACGCCCCGGGCGCGGCCGACGCGGTCACCGACCGGCTGGTCGAGCGGCTGGCCCGCACCGGGGCCCGCCTGGTCGTCGGCGTCGGCTCGGCCGTCGACGACGTCGCGGGATCCGGCGGCAGCGTGCGTGAGGCCCTCGTCGTCGCCGACTCGGCCGCGCCGACCGACCCGCCCCGCGCCGTCCGCCTCTACGACCTGCGCCTGCGCGGCCTGCTCCACCTGCTGCAGAACGACCCCCGCGTCCAGCAGTACGTCGAGCGCGAGCTCGGCGCGCTGCTCGCCCACGACGCGCGGACCGGGGAACAGCTCACGAGCACGCTGGCGGCGTACTGCCGCACCGGCGGCAACAAGGTCCGCACCGCCGAGCTGTGCCACATCTCGCGGCCGGCGCTCTACGCCCGGCTGCAGCGGATCGGCCAGGTCGTCGACATCGACCTGGCCGACCCGGAGAACGTGCTCGCCCTCCACGTCGCGCTGCTCGCGCGAGAGGTGATGGCTCAGCCGACCATCAGGTAG
- a CDS encoding SigE family RNA polymerase sigma factor, with protein MALRASRGPTDEEFAELVHVAWPGLYRTALLLVRDHALAEDLVQTALARTYSRWSGIRDVGAARAYARRALVTTATSWFRRRSFHGERPTAELPEPDTDRDPRGPTGDRIDLLAVLAQLAPRQRAVVVLRYYDDLSVEETADLLGVTTGTVKSQTSAALDNLRRLLGDGVDLPDETPTSTTTTITTGGHHG; from the coding sequence ATGGCGCTGCGCGCATCTCGGGGCCCGACGGACGAGGAGTTCGCCGAGCTGGTCCACGTCGCCTGGCCGGGGCTGTACCGCACGGCCCTGCTGCTGGTCCGCGACCACGCGCTGGCCGAGGACCTGGTCCAGACGGCGCTGGCCAGGACGTACAGCCGATGGTCGGGGATCAGGGACGTGGGCGCCGCCCGGGCGTACGCGCGTCGGGCGCTGGTCACCACGGCGACCAGCTGGTTCCGGCGTCGCTCGTTCCACGGCGAGCGGCCGACCGCGGAGCTGCCCGAGCCGGACACCGACCGCGACCCCCGCGGCCCGACGGGCGATCGGATCGACCTGCTGGCGGTGCTCGCGCAGCTGGCTCCGCGGCAGCGGGCGGTCGTGGTGCTGCGCTACTACGACGACCTGTCCGTCGAGGAGACCGCCGACCTGCTCGGTGTCACCACCGGAACGGTGAAGAGCCAGACCTCGGCCGCGCTCGACAACCTGCGGCGCCTGCTCGGGGACGGCGTCGACCTCCCCGACGAGACGCCGACCAGCACGACCACCACGATCACGACCGGAGGCCACCATGGCTGA